The DNA sequence CATGGGTTTTTCCTCTTTTTTCGGTCGGAGATCTTGTTCACAAAATGAAAAAATATCATGAATGAGTCAATAAAAAATATTTTCAGGGGAGGTTTCATCGTGTGCAAGGCGGCAGGCAGCAATTAAAAAGAAGAAAACTTAAAGAACTAAAATAAGGAGGCGATATTTAGTATTAAAAAACCAACATTTTTCCGCTTCAGAATTCAAATTATGCAAGCTTTCTTAGCGCGCCAGCCTATTTTCGATAAAGACCAAAATGTTTACGCTTATGAACTCCTCTATCGTTCCGGACTCAAAAGCAATTTTTACGATGATGCCGATGGCGATCATGCCACCTCCTTGGTGATTACCAATGGCTTTTTGTCAATCGGCATGGAAACCATCACCCGGGGGAAAATGGCCTTCATCAATTTTACCCGCAACCTTCTGCTTAAAGAGATTGCCACGGTTTTTCCCAAAGAGCTCATGGGCGTGGAGATTCTGGAGGATGTTGAACCGGATGCAAAGATAGTCGCGACCTGCAAAAAATTGAAACAATCAGGCTACACCCTGGTTCTGGACGATTTCGTATTCAAGCCCGAGTTCACGCCGCTGCTGGATTTCATCGATATTATTAAAGTCGATTTTATCAACACGGCGCCGGAAACCCGCCGTACGGTCATTCAACAAGTTAACTCAAAACGAATAAAGTTCCTGGCTGAGAAAGTGGAAACCCGCGCGGCATTCAGGCAAGCTGTTGAGATGGGCTACACTTATTTCCAGGGCTACTTCTTTGCCGAACCTGAGATTATTGCCGGCCAGGCTTTATCTGCCTCCAAGATGAATTTTCTACGGCTGTTGCAGCAAGTGAACCAGCCGGATCTCGACTACGATAAATTAGAAAAGATTTTTAAAGAAGACGTGACCCTGACTTACAAAATGTTATGCTATATCAATTCACCTTACTTTGGTTTTCCCAACCGCATCCGTTCTGTTAGACATGCCCTGACTTTAATCGGTATGAAGGAGGCGCAGAAATGGTTGTCACTGATTGCGATGAGCAGCATGGGAGCGGATAAGTGTGAAGAACTCGTGCTGACTTCATTGTCCCGGGCCAATCTCAGCGAATTGCTGGCGCCATTAGTTGGGTTAAAAGAGCGCTCATCTGAGCTTTTCCTGATGGGCTTGTTTTCCCTGCTCGACGCCTTTCTGGATCAGCCGTTGCCGGATATTTTAGAACAACTGCCAATTTCAGACGACATCAAAAA is a window from the candidate division KSB1 bacterium genome containing:
- a CDS encoding HDOD domain-containing protein — encoded protein: MQAFLARQPIFDKDQNVYAYELLYRSGLKSNFYDDADGDHATSLVITNGFLSIGMETITRGKMAFINFTRNLLLKEIATVFPKELMGVEILEDVEPDAKIVATCKKLKQSGYTLVLDDFVFKPEFTPLLDFIDIIKVDFINTAPETRRTVIQQVNSKRIKFLAEKVETRAAFRQAVEMGYTYFQGYFFAEPEIIAGQALSASKMNFLRLLQQVNQPDLDYDKLEKIFKEDVTLTYKMLCYINSPYFGFPNRIRSVRHALTLIGMKEAQKWLSLIAMSSMGADKCEELVLTSLSRANLSELLAPLVGLKERSSELFLMGLFSLLDAFLDQPLPDILEQLPISDDIKNALVGRQGLMGEVLKLVIFYEMGDWNQVFACVSKLKSVENQLPELFIKTLERTNQIFPGQRMAG